From a region of the Malania oleifera isolate guangnan ecotype guangnan chromosome 12, ASM2987363v1, whole genome shotgun sequence genome:
- the LOC131145088 gene encoding uncharacterized protein LOC131145088 → MAELQPSEALVAAAPSTAPPPVDNNLGPTLAPKRQRRPSVRLGDIGDQPATLSYESHGRRSKPWRFTKDPALASKSSKTRPLTNLVNGGDSLETLDAGAAEEHNFSGDGNLDNRRLKESKSKRGIAAKRVRSSWAAKVDDAAAAERDEAFGGREDADEGFREFELDGSESPVHSFDDLGVDLWHAQHRRPLRARASESRDQDAIELDGRSDRNFASERDTNQFLDDGVRAWLIELGLSRYAPIFEIHEVDDEVLPMLTLEDLKDMGINAVGSRRKMFASIQKLRKGLS, encoded by the coding sequence ATGGCAGAGTTACAACCATCGGAAGCCCTGGTCGCCGCCGCTCCGTCGACGGCGCCTCCTCCCGTCGACAACAATCTTGGACCGACCTTAGCCCCCAAGCGCCAACGCCGTCCCAGCGTCCGACTAGGGGACATCGGCGACCAACCGGCGACGCTCTCCTACGAATCTCACGGCCGCAGAAGCAAGCCCTGGCGGTTCACGAAAGACCCCGCCCTAgcttccaaatcctccaagactCGCCCTCTCACCAACCTCGTGAACGGCGGCGACTCCCTAGAAACCCTAGACGCTGGTGCCGCCGAGGAACATAACTTCTCCGGCGACGGAAATCTCGATAATCGAAGGTTGAAGGAGTCGAAATCGAAAAGGGGAATAGCCGCAAAGAGAGTGAGATCGAGTTGGGCGGCGAAGGTCGACGACGCCGCCGCCGCCGAGCGTGACGAGGCGTTCGGTGGAAGAGAAGACGCCGACGAAGGGTTCAGGGAGTTCGAGCTGGATGGCTCGGAGAGCCCGGTACACTCGTTCGATGACTTAGGGGTCGATTTGTGGCACGCGCAGCATCGGAGGCCGCTTAGGGCTAGGGCTTCGGAGAGCCGGGATCAAGATGCGATTGAATTGGACGGCAGAAGTGATCGGAACTTCGCCAGCGAGAGGGATACGAATCAGTTTCTAGATGACGGAGTGAGAGCGTGGCTTATTGAGCTCGGGCTAAGTCGGTACGCCCCGATTTTTGAGATACACGAGGTGGACGATGAGGTATTGCCAATGTTGACGTTGGAGGATCTCAAGGATATGGGAATAAATGCTGTTGGTTCCAGGCGAAAAATGTTCGCTTCAATCCAAAAGCTTCGCAAGGGACTGTCCTAG